In the Telopea speciosissima isolate NSW1024214 ecotype Mountain lineage chromosome 2, Tspe_v1, whole genome shotgun sequence genome, one interval contains:
- the LOC122649525 gene encoding uncharacterized protein LOC122649525, which yields MKRANKLPKQGCGLQSCPVAVLVISFVIILSASGIFLSGKREQNSSSFDLSKPKWNRFQSSVQFQPTVEFRNGKEVIWQIPDSPKAVLFLAHGCNGRAINFWDKCPSCPNCIGLPEERLIVLHALARKFAVITISSAGKCWSLGRRQERLIVEEIIQFWVANNKLEKLPLVALGASSGGYFVSLLATDMTFNSITIMIAQALFYRKDIPDDYPPTLFVHMPKDRARLQIINENLVALRKKGIDVAEITCMEFPLYPNFLADRIPGLDQTISVKLFELFRKKGFIDQNGYMKKDGRATKWKEALMETGTLLPDKPVLDHHIQEELNLAFAYHEMTSLQSEQIFDWFESHMS from the coding sequence ATGAAGCGTGCAAACAAATTACCAAAGCAAGGGTGCGGACTGCAGAGCTGTCCTGTGGCAGTTCTGGTCATATCCTTTGTTATAATCCTTTCAGCCTCAGGAATATTTTTAAGTGGCAAAAGAGAGCAAAACAGTTCTTCATTTGATCTTTCAAAGCCGAAATGGAATAGATTTCAATCATCTGTTCAATTCCAACCTACTGTAGAGTTCAGGAATGGAAAAGAAGTGATATGGCAGATACCTGATTCACCCAAAGCTGTTCTGTTTCTGGCTCATGGATGCAATGGTAGAGCTATAAATTTTTGGGATAAATGTCCGAGTTGTCCGAATTGCATTGGTCTGCCCGAGGAAAGACTTATTGTTCTTCATGCTCTTGCTCGGAAATTTGCTGTTATAACCATTTCAAGTGCAGGGAAATGCTGGTCACTTGGGAGACGGCAGGAAAGACTAATTGTCGAAGAGATTATCCAATTTTGGGTTGCCAATAACAAACTTGAAAAGCTTCCTCTTGTGGCTCTGGGAGCCTCATCTGGTGGATATTTTGTTTCATTGCTGGCGACTGATATGACTTTTAATAGTATAACAATTATGATCGCACAAGCACTGTTTTATAGAAAGGACATACCGGATGACTACCCTCCTACCCTTTTTGTCCACATGCCTAAAGATCGTGCAAGGTTGCAGATTATCAATGAAAATTTGGTAGCTTTAAGAAAGAAAGGCATTGATGTTGCAGAAATTACTTGTATGGAGTTCCCCTTGTATCCAAATTTCTTGGCTGACAGAATCCCAGGTCTTGACCAGACCATCTCTGTAAAGTTGTTTGAGCTATTCCGCAAAAAGGGATTTATTGATCAGAATGGATATATGAAGAAAGATGGACGTGCAACAAAATGGAAAGAAGCTCTCATGGAGACGGGAACTCTTTTACCAGATAAGCCTGTGTTGGACCACCACATTCAAGAGGAACTGAATCTTGCATTTGCATACCATGAGATGACTAGTTTGCAATCTGAGCAGATCTTTGACTGGTTTGAATCTCACATGAGTTGA